TGATCTCCGGCAGCGATTGCGCTTCGGATTCGACGGCACCGGTCAGCGGCCAGCAACCTAATGTGCGGAAACGCACCATTTTCTTCTCGATCACTTCGCCCGGTTGCAGATCAATACGATCGTCATCCACCATCAGCAGCATACCGTCGCGCTCCAGCACCGGACGCGGTGCGGCCAGATACAGCGGAACGATCTCGATGTTTTCCAGATAGATGTACTGCCAGATATCCAGCTCAGTCCAGTTGGAGAGCGGGAACACGCGGATGCTTTCGCCTTTGTTGATCTGGCCGTTGTAGTTGTGCCACAGCTCAGGGCGCTGGTTTTTCGGATCCCAGCGGTGGAAGCGGTCGCGGAACGAATAAATACGCTCTTTGGCGCGGGATTTTTCTTCGTCACGGCGAGCACCGCCGAAAGCCGCATCAAAACCGTGTTTGCTCAGCGCCTGCTTCAGCCCTTCGGTTTTCATGATATCGGTGTGTTTGGCGCTGCCGTGAACGAACGGGTTAATGCCCATCGCCACGCCTTCCGGGTTCTTATGCACAATCAGCTCGAAACCGTAGTTCTTCGCCGTGCGGTCACGGAATTCGTACATTTCACGGAATTTCCAGCCGGTATCCACGTGCAGCAGCGGGAACGGCAAGGTGCCCGGGAAGAAGGCTTTGCGTGCCAGATGCAGCATCACCGAGGAGTCTTTCCCGATGGAATACATCATCACCGGGTTGGCGAATTCAGCAGCCACTTCACGGATGATATGGATACTCTCCGCCTCCAGTTGCCGCAAATGAGTCAGTCGTTTTTCGTCCATAACAGATCCTTTAAGCCAAATTCACAACCGACGGGCGTTGGGTGCCGTCAGTCTCAGGATGATGCCCAAACCAGGCCAGTTGCTGATGAAGCGAAACCACTTCACCAATCACCAGTAACGCCGGCGCCGGCGCCTGTTGAGCCAGATGTTCAAGATTATCGAGTGTTCCGGTCAGCACCTGCTGGTCAGAACGCGTTCCCCGTCCGATAACGGCAACGGGCGTATTCGCTGCGCGACCATGAGCGATCAGTTGCTGGCTGATTTCAGCCGCTTTGAGCGTGCCCATGTAAATCGCCAATGTTTGCTGGCCTTTCGCCAGAGTCTCCCACTGCACGCCGTTGTTTTCCGGGCGGCAATGTCCTGTGACAAATATGACGCTCTGCGCGTGGTCGCGGTGCGTCAGCGGGATCCCGGCGTAAGCCGTTGCACCCGCCGCTGCGGTCACGCCCGGCACCACCTGGAAAGGAATGCCAGCGGCCTGCACCGCCTGTAATTCTTCGCCGCCGCGGCCGAAAATAAACGGGTCACCGCCTTTAAGGCGGACGACTTTCTTCCCCTGCTGCGCCAGTTCGACCAGCAGACGGTTAGTTTCTTCCTGCGCGACAGAATGGCTGCCCGCACGTTTACCGACACAAATCTTGTCCGCATCACGACGCACCAGATCCAGCACTTCTTCGCTGACCAGATAGTCGTAAAGCACCACATCAGCCTGCTGCATCACCTGCAACCCGCGTAAGGTGAGCAATCCTGCATCACCCGGCCCGGCACCGACCAGCGTGACATTACCGTTATGCGAGATGTCTTCCGCGTTTTCTAACTGTTGTTGCAACGCCTGTTCAGCTTCTGCGAGCTTTCCCGCAGACGCGAGGCTGGCGAAACGTCCGGCGAACGCGTGTTCCCAGAAACGGCGACGCGCGCGCATCGAACTGAACTGCGCTTTCACGTTTTCACGCCAGCGTCCGGCGATATCGGCCATTTGCCCGAGGCTGTTCGGCAGCAACGTTTCCAGCTTTTCACGCAGCATTCTGGCCAGCACCGGCGCTTTACCGCTGGAAGAAATCGCCACGACAATCGGCGAACGGTCGACAATTGAAGGGAAAATGAAAGAGCACTTCGGCTGATCGTCAACCACGTTAGCCAGCACATGGCGCAGGTTCGCCTGCTCAAACACTTCAGCATTCAGCGCAGCATCGTCAGTGGCGGCAATCACCAGAAACACATCGTCGAGTTGTTCCGGCAAAAACGCCTGAGCTGACCAGCTGACTTCAGCGGCCTGTCTGCGTTGTTCCAGCTCGGGAGAAAGTGCCTGTGCGACTATCCGTACTTGCGCACCCGCCCGCAGGAGAAGATCGATTTTGCGAGCAGCGACTTCGCCACCACCCACAATCAGCACAGGGCGTTGTTTGAGGTCGGCAAATATTGGTAGATAGTCCACAAAAGCCTTAAATGATTATCAGAATTAATAAACAAACTATACGTGCAGGGAATAATTGATCTGAAATGACGAAAAGGAATGATTAGTTACTAAATGGAATATAGCCCGACAAAAAGAGCGGTTTGGGATAACGGGAAATTGTCTAATCGCCCAGAGAATCGCATACTGTATGCACCAGAAAGACCGCCATACGCGGCCTGTTGTTTGATTGCCTTCCGGTCGTTTTGACCAGTAAATAAGGATTTTTGGCTATGTTTTCTTTTTCACGCATGACGCGGACACTGCTGGCGCTGAGCCTGAGCTGTGCCGGTTTGGGTCATGCGCTGGCGGCTTCCGCCCCGCTTCCGGCAATGGGCTTCATCGCCAGTCAGCAAATCCGCCATATCGCGACCTATTTCCCGGGGCGCATGGCCGGCAGCCC
The Rahnella variigena genome window above contains:
- the cysD gene encoding sulfate adenylyltransferase subunit CysD, with amino-acid sequence MDEKRLTHLRQLEAESIHIIREVAAEFANPVMMYSIGKDSSVMLHLARKAFFPGTLPFPLLHVDTGWKFREMYEFRDRTAKNYGFELIVHKNPEGVAMGINPFVHGSAKHTDIMKTEGLKQALSKHGFDAAFGGARRDEEKSRAKERIYSFRDRFHRWDPKNQRPELWHNYNGQINKGESIRVFPLSNWTELDIWQYIYLENIEIVPLYLAAPRPVLERDGMLLMVDDDRIDLQPGEVIEKKMVRFRTLGCWPLTGAVESEAQSLPEIIEEMLVSTTSERQGRAIDRDQAGSMELKKRQGYF
- the cysG gene encoding siroheme synthase CysG; this translates as MDYLPIFADLKQRPVLIVGGGEVAARKIDLLLRAGAQVRIVAQALSPELEQRRQAAEVSWSAQAFLPEQLDDVFLVIAATDDAALNAEVFEQANLRHVLANVVDDQPKCSFIFPSIVDRSPIVVAISSSGKAPVLARMLREKLETLLPNSLGQMADIAGRWRENVKAQFSSMRARRRFWEHAFAGRFASLASAGKLAEAEQALQQQLENAEDISHNGNVTLVGAGPGDAGLLTLRGLQVMQQADVVLYDYLVSEEVLDLVRRDADKICVGKRAGSHSVAQEETNRLLVELAQQGKKVVRLKGGDPFIFGRGGEELQAVQAAGIPFQVVPGVTAAAGATAYAGIPLTHRDHAQSVIFVTGHCRPENNGVQWETLAKGQQTLAIYMGTLKAAEISQQLIAHGRAANTPVAVIGRGTRSDQQVLTGTLDNLEHLAQQAPAPALLVIGEVVSLHQQLAWFGHHPETDGTQRPSVVNLA